The Benincasa hispida cultivar B227 chromosome 9, ASM972705v1, whole genome shotgun sequence genome has a segment encoding these proteins:
- the LOC120085008 gene encoding histone H3-like centromeric protein HTR12 — protein sequence MARARHPPQRKSNRMPSGTGAAQSSPAAPSTPLSGRTQNVEQAQSSPLRTTKKKKRFRPGTVALREIRSLQKSWNLLIPASCFIRAVKEVSYQLAPQITRWQAEALVALQEAAEDFLVHLFEDTMLCAIHAKRVTIMKKDFELARRLGGKGRPW from the exons ATGGCGCGAGCGAGGCATCCACCCCAAAGGAAGTCCAATCGCATGCCATCag GTACCGGAGCTGCACAGTCTTCCCCAGCTGCGCCTTCGACG CCACTTAGCGGAAGAACACAAAATGTGGAGCAAGCTCAAA GCTCACCATTGAGgacaacaaagaaaaaaaaacgctTCAGACCAGGAACGGTGGCATTGAGGGAAATTCGGAGTCTCCAGAAATCATGGAATCTACTAATTCCAGCTAGCTGTTTCATCCGAGCA GTGAAAGAAGTAAGCTACCAGTTGGCTCCACAGATTACGCGTTGGCAAGCTGAAGCTTTAGTAGCTCTTCAGGAA GCGGCAGAAGATTTTTTGGTTCATCTATTTGAAGATACCATGCTGTGTGCTATTCATGCCAAGCGTGTAActatca TGAAAAAGGATTTTGAGCTGGCACGTCGATTAGGAGGGAAAGGGAGGCCATGGTGA